Proteins found in one Candidatus Nitrospira nitrificans genomic segment:
- a CDS encoding HAMP domain-containing protein, with protein sequence MVAYKNGDFSVRLPTTWIGVLGKMADTMNDILTVSERRARETVRVCRVVGKEGRLKQRFSVPAVAGGWADEIGSLNTLIDDLVSPTTEVTRAVGAVAKGDLSQSMALEKDGRALEGEFLRSAKLVNKMIEQLSVFTSEVTRVAREVGTEGKLGGQAQVKGVSGVWKELTDSVNQMAGNLTAQVRNIAEVTIAVANGDLSKKIIVDVRGEILQLKEAVNSMVEQLRSFASEVTRVAREVGTEGKLGGQAVVPGVAGTWKDLTDNVNSMASNLTAQVRNIVEVTVAVARGDLSRKITVDVRGEIFQLKETINTMVEQLRSFASEVTRVAREVGTEGKLGVNAQVPGVAGTWKDLTDSVNAMAINLTAQVRNIAEVTTAVARGDLSRKITVDVKGEILELKNTINTMVDQLNGFAAEVTRVARDVGTEGKLGVQAVVPGVGGTWKDLTDSVNAMGSNLTAQVRNIAEVATAVAKGDLSRKITVDVKGEILELKNTLNTMVDQLNGFAAEVTRVAREVGTDGKLGVQAQVPGVGGTWKDLTDNVNSMANNLTAQVRNIAEVATSVARGDLSRKITVDVSGEILQLKETMNLMVEQLRSFASEVTRVAREVGTEGKLGGQAQVKGVSGVWKELTESVNEMAGNLTAQVRNIAEVTVAVANGDLSKKIIVDVRGEILQLKEAVNLMVEQLRSFSSEVTRVAREVGTEGKLGGQAVVPGVAGTWKDLTDNANSMASNLTAQVRNIAEVTIAVANGDLSRKITVDVRGEILQLKEAINTMVEQLRSFASEVTRVAREVGTEGRLGVQAVVPGVAGTWKDLTDSVNAMGANLTAQVRNIAEVTTAVARGDLSRKITVDVKGEILELKNTINTMVDQLNAFAAEVTRVAREVGTEGKLGGQALVQGVGGTWKDLTDSVNVMATNLTDQVRGIVKVVTAVANGNLRQKLTVEAKGEVAALGDTINNMTDTLAIFAEQVTNVAREVGVEGRLGGQANVPGAAGTWKDLTGNVNLLAANLTTQVRAIAEVATAVTKGDLTRSIQVETRGEVAELKDNINTMIDNLRVTTERNQEQDWLKTNVAKFTRMLQGQRDLFTVGQMLLSELAPLVGAQEGTVYQLDMAKGEQPSLRLLGAFARQKDQADRFAVGEGLVGQCAVEKQRILLTDVPPSYGLIHSSLGRSIPANIVVLPVLFEGQTKAVIELASMHPFTVTHLMFLEQLTQSIGVVLNTIEATMRTENLLQQSQQLTIELQSQQKELTQTNEELERKAKLLAERNTEVERKNKEVEQARRALEEKAAELALTSKYKSEFLANMSHELRTPLNSILILGQQLGDNTTGNLSSKQVEFARNIHSAGSDLLNLINDILDLSKIESGTVTVEAEEMTFLALRESVDRNFRHIADAKNLPFHMEFDHGLPRAFTTDPKRLQQILKNLLSNAFKFTSNGQVSMQVRLVTDGWTTEHPVLSRSHLVMALSIVDTGIGIAPEKQKLIFEAFQQADAGTSRKYGGTGLGLAISRELATLLGGEIRLISEVRRGSTFTLFLPLIYTGPSSDKIRTSGANMESIERMTALPILPVVREEPIPDDREYIVPGDPVLLIIEDDLHYARVLLGLAHDKGFKGIVAMKGKQGLDLAAEYLPAAITLDIFLPDMLGWTVLNNLKLNPNTRHIPVQIISLEEEERHGLSHGAFSYMVKPVTTEGLESCFERIRTFITPRLKRLLVVEDNEVESRSINELLLHDDIEIVNVSTGAAALEALRMQAFDCCVLDLRLPDMSGFELLEEVKADPALDHVPIVVFTGKDLKPEEEQQLKGVAKSVVLKDVQSPERLFDETALFLHGVVADLPESKQQLLARLHQSNDVLKGHKVLVVDDDARNIFALTTVLENQEMDVMNATNGRQAIELIHTTPELSVVLMDIMMPEMDGYTTIREIRKQPKFRSMPILALTAKAMKGDREKCLEAGASDYVAKPVNTDQLLSMLRVWLYR encoded by the coding sequence CACGATGAACGATATCCTGACCGTCAGCGAGCGCCGCGCCAGAGAAACCGTTCGAGTCTGTCGCGTCGTCGGCAAGGAAGGCCGGTTGAAACAGCGGTTTTCGGTGCCGGCGGTGGCGGGAGGCTGGGCAGATGAAATTGGATCGTTGAACACGCTCATTGACGACTTGGTGTCGCCGACCACCGAAGTGACCCGCGCCGTCGGCGCCGTCGCCAAGGGCGATTTAAGCCAATCCATGGCGCTCGAAAAGGACGGTCGCGCGCTCGAAGGCGAATTCTTGCGGAGCGCCAAACTCGTGAACAAGATGATTGAGCAGCTCTCCGTGTTCACCTCGGAAGTCACGCGCGTGGCCCGCGAAGTCGGCACAGAAGGCAAACTCGGCGGACAAGCGCAGGTCAAGGGCGTGAGCGGCGTATGGAAGGAACTCACCGACTCGGTGAATCAGATGGCTGGGAACCTTACGGCGCAGGTCAGAAACATCGCCGAAGTCACGATCGCCGTGGCGAACGGCGACCTGTCCAAGAAAATCATCGTGGACGTGCGCGGAGAAATTCTCCAGCTCAAAGAGGCCGTCAACAGCATGGTCGAGCAGCTGCGGTCGTTTGCGTCCGAAGTCACGCGCGTGGCCCGTGAAGTCGGGACCGAGGGCAAATTGGGCGGCCAGGCGGTCGTGCCCGGCGTCGCAGGCACCTGGAAAGACCTGACCGACAACGTCAACTCAATGGCCTCCAACCTGACGGCACAGGTCCGTAATATCGTAGAAGTGACCGTTGCCGTTGCGCGAGGAGACTTGTCTCGAAAAATCACGGTCGACGTGCGTGGTGAAATCTTTCAGCTGAAGGAAACCATCAATACCATGGTAGAACAGCTGCGCTCCTTCGCGTCGGAGGTCACGCGTGTTGCGCGGGAGGTCGGGACGGAAGGGAAGCTCGGCGTGAACGCGCAGGTGCCTGGCGTGGCGGGCACTTGGAAGGATCTGACCGACTCGGTGAATGCAATGGCGATCAACCTGACGGCCCAGGTGCGCAATATCGCCGAGGTCACGACGGCCGTCGCGCGCGGCGACTTGTCACGAAAAATCACGGTGGACGTGAAGGGTGAAATTCTTGAGTTGAAGAACACGATTAATACGATGGTGGACCAGCTCAATGGCTTCGCCGCCGAGGTCACGCGCGTCGCCCGGGACGTCGGCACGGAAGGCAAATTGGGCGTGCAGGCCGTCGTGCCGGGCGTCGGCGGGACATGGAAGGACTTGACCGATTCGGTGAACGCCATGGGATCCAATTTGACGGCACAGGTGCGGAACATCGCGGAGGTCGCGACAGCCGTGGCGAAAGGCGATCTCTCGCGCAAGATTACAGTGGACGTCAAAGGCGAGATTCTCGAGTTGAAGAACACACTCAATACGATGGTGGATCAGCTGAACGGATTCGCGGCTGAGGTGACGCGGGTGGCCCGCGAAGTCGGCACGGACGGCAAGTTGGGCGTCCAGGCGCAGGTCCCGGGTGTCGGCGGGACGTGGAAGGACCTGACCGACAACGTCAACTCAATGGCCAACAATTTGACGGCCCAGGTGAGAAATATCGCGGAGGTGGCGACATCCGTTGCCCGCGGCGACTTGTCGCGCAAGATTACCGTGGACGTGAGCGGCGAGATCTTGCAGTTGAAAGAAACCATGAACCTCATGGTGGAGCAGCTGCGGTCCTTCGCCTCGGAAGTCACCCGGGTGGCCCGCGAAGTCGGCACGGAAGGCAAGCTCGGCGGCCAGGCGCAGGTCAAAGGCGTGAGCGGCGTGTGGAAGGAGCTGACCGAGAGCGTCAATGAAATGGCCGGCAATTTGACCGCTCAGGTGCGGAACATCGCGGAAGTGACCGTCGCCGTGGCGAACGGCGACCTGTCCAAGAAAATCATCGTGGACGTGCGCGGAGAAATTCTCCAGCTCAAAGAAGCCGTCAACCTCATGGTGGAGCAGCTGCGGTCCTTCTCCTCGGAAGTCACCCGGGTGGCCCGCGAAGTCGGCACGGAAGGCAAGCTCGGCGGTCAGGCCGTCGTGCCGGGCGTCGCTGGCACCTGGAAGGACTTGACAGACAACGCGAACTCGATGGCGTCCAATCTGACAGCGCAGGTCAGAAATATCGCCGAAGTCACGATCGCGGTCGCCAACGGCGACCTGTCGCGCAAGATCACGGTGGACGTGCGTGGCGAGATTTTACAATTGAAAGAAGCGATCAACACCATGGTCGAGCAGTTACGGTCGTTCGCCTCGGAAGTCACTCGGGTGGCCCGCGAAGTCGGCACGGAAGGTCGGTTGGGCGTGCAGGCGGTGGTGCCTGGCGTCGCCGGTACCTGGAAGGACTTGACCGATTCCGTCAACGCGATGGGAGCCAACTTGACGGCACAGGTGCGGAACATCGCCGAAGTCACCACCGCTGTGGCGCGCGGCGACTTGTCGCGCAAGATCACCGTGGACGTCAAAGGCGAGATTCTCGAGTTGAAAAACACGATCAACACGATGGTGGACCAGCTCAACGCGTTCGCCGCCGAGGTCACGCGTGTCGCGCGCGAGGTCGGTACAGAAGGCAAGTTGGGAGGCCAGGCGCTTGTTCAGGGAGTCGGCGGGACATGGAAAGACTTGACCGACTCCGTGAATGTCATGGCCACGAACTTGACGGACCAGGTTCGCGGCATTGTGAAGGTCGTGACGGCGGTCGCCAACGGCAATCTTCGGCAAAAGTTGACCGTGGAAGCCAAAGGAGAGGTGGCCGCTCTTGGCGACACCATCAACAATATGACCGATACGCTCGCCATCTTCGCCGAGCAGGTCACGAACGTCGCCCGGGAGGTCGGCGTCGAAGGCCGGTTGGGGGGGCAGGCCAACGTGCCAGGAGCCGCGGGCACGTGGAAGGACTTGACCGGGAACGTCAATCTGCTCGCCGCCAATCTCACGACACAGGTACGGGCCATCGCCGAAGTCGCGACCGCCGTCACGAAGGGCGATTTGACGCGGTCCATTCAAGTGGAAACCCGAGGCGAGGTGGCGGAGTTGAAAGACAACATCAACACGATGATCGACAACCTGCGCGTCACGACGGAGCGCAATCAGGAGCAGGATTGGCTCAAGACCAACGTCGCCAAGTTTACCCGCATGCTCCAAGGCCAACGCGACCTGTTCACTGTCGGCCAGATGCTGCTGTCCGAATTGGCTCCTCTGGTAGGAGCACAGGAAGGAACCGTGTATCAGCTGGACATGGCCAAAGGGGAGCAACCGTCGCTGCGGCTCCTGGGGGCGTTCGCTCGGCAGAAGGACCAGGCCGACCGGTTCGCGGTCGGCGAAGGCTTGGTCGGGCAATGCGCAGTCGAAAAGCAGCGTATTCTGTTGACCGACGTGCCGCCGTCCTACGGATTGATCCACTCAAGCCTCGGCCGATCCATCCCGGCCAACATCGTCGTGCTGCCGGTGCTGTTCGAAGGTCAGACAAAAGCCGTCATCGAGTTGGCGTCCATGCATCCGTTCACCGTCACACATTTGATGTTCCTGGAGCAGCTCACCCAGAGCATCGGGGTCGTGCTCAACACGATCGAAGCCACGATGCGGACTGAGAATCTGTTGCAACAGTCCCAGCAGCTGACCATTGAGCTGCAATCCCAGCAGAAAGAGCTGACGCAAACCAACGAAGAGCTCGAACGGAAGGCAAAACTGCTGGCCGAGCGCAACACCGAGGTCGAGCGCAAGAATAAGGAAGTGGAACAAGCCCGCCGCGCGCTGGAAGAAAAGGCGGCGGAGCTTGCGCTCACGTCCAAGTACAAGTCCGAGTTCCTGGCCAACATGTCCCACGAGCTCCGTACGCCGCTCAACAGCATTCTGATCCTGGGCCAACAGCTCGGCGACAACACGACCGGCAATCTATCGTCCAAGCAGGTCGAATTCGCCAGGAACATTCACAGCGCCGGCTCGGACCTGCTGAACCTCATCAACGACATTCTAGACCTGTCGAAGATCGAATCCGGTACGGTGACGGTGGAGGCGGAAGAAATGACGTTCCTCGCGCTGCGCGAGAGCGTGGATCGGAACTTCCGGCACATCGCCGATGCGAAGAACTTGCCCTTCCACATGGAATTCGACCACGGCCTGCCGCGAGCCTTCACTACCGATCCCAAGCGGCTGCAGCAAATCTTGAAAAATCTGTTGTCCAACGCCTTCAAGTTCACCTCGAACGGCCAGGTGTCGATGCAGGTCCGTCTGGTAACGGATGGGTGGACGACGGAGCATCCGGTATTGAGCCGCAGCCACCTGGTCATGGCGCTCTCGATCGTCGACACAGGGATCGGCATCGCGCCGGAGAAGCAGAAGCTCATCTTCGAAGCTTTTCAACAGGCCGATGCCGGCACCAGCCGCAAATATGGTGGCACCGGGTTGGGCCTCGCGATCAGCCGCGAACTGGCGACGCTCTTGGGCGGAGAAATCCGCTTGATTAGTGAAGTACGGAGGGGGAGCACATTCACATTGTTCCTGCCCCTGATCTATACCGGTCCTTCGTCGGATAAAATCCGGACGTCGGGCGCGAACATGGAGTCTATCGAACGGATGACGGCCCTGCCGATTCTGCCGGTGGTGCGGGAAGAGCCGATTCCCGACGACCGGGAGTACATCGTCCCAGGCGATCCGGTTCTGCTGATCATCGAAGACGATCTCCATTATGCCCGGGTGCTACTGGGACTCGCCCATGACAAAGGCTTCAAAGGCATCGTGGCCATGAAGGGAAAGCAAGGGTTGGATCTGGCGGCGGAGTACCTGCCGGCGGCCATCACGCTGGATATTTTCCTTCCCGACATGCTCGGCTGGACCGTGTTGAACAATCTCAAGCTGAATCCGAACACCCGGCACATCCCCGTGCAAATCATTTCCCTCGAAGAAGAGGAACGACACGGGCTCTCGCACGGCGCGTTCTCCTACATGGTCAAACCGGTGACGACGGAAGGGCTCGAATCATGTTTCGAGCGCATCCGCACGTTCATCACGCCGCGCCTAAAGCGGCTGTTGGTGGTGGAAGACAATGAAGTGGAAAGCCGCAGCATCAACGAACTGCTGCTGCACGACGACATCGAAATCGTCAATGTGAGCACCGGGGCCGCGGCGTTGGAGGCGCTCCGCATGCAGGCGTTCGACTGCTGCGTACTGGACCTGCGGCTGCCGGACATGAGTGGGTTCGAGCTGCTTGAAGAAGTCAAGGCGGATCCCGCGCTGGACCATGTGCCGATCGTCGTGTTCACCGGCAAGGATTTAAAGCCTGAGGAGGAACAGCAGCTCAAGGGGGTGGCTAAGAGCGTGGTGCTGAAGGACGTGCAGTCGCCCGAGCGCTTGTTCGACGAGACGGCGTTGTTTCTACACGGGGTGGTGGCCGATCTGCCGGAATCCAAACAGCAACTGCTGGCGCGACTGCATCAGTCCAACGACGTGCTGAAAGGGCACAAAGTATTGGTGGTCGACGACGACGCACGCAACATTTTCGCGCTGACCACGGTGCTCGAAAATCAGGAGATGGACGTGATGAACGCCACCAACGGCCGGCAAGCGATCGAGCTGATCCACACCACGCCGGAGCTGAGCGTCGTGCTCATGGACATTATGATGCCCGAGATGGACGGCTACACGACGATCCGTGAAATCCGCAAACAGCCGAAGTTCCGCTCGATGCCGATCTTGGCCTTGACGGCCAAGGCGATGAAGGGGGACCGCGAAAAGTGCCTGGAAGCCGGCGCGTCGGATTACGTCGCGAAGCCGGTGAATACCGATCAACTGCTCTCGATGCTGCGTGTGTGGTTGTACCGGTGA